Genomic window (Pradoshia sp. D12):
GGATCTTTAATTGGGAAAAGGATCCATTCATCAATCTGTGCTTGGTTAGATAGTTTAAAGAGATCTTTATACTGTTTGGGGAAATTTCATCTAAGTGTTCTTCTGCTAATTTTATATCTAAATCTGTAACTCCAGGTTTTTTTGTATCAAGCAAATCGACAATATCATTCATTTAATACATAACCTCCCTTTTAATCTTATATAAAGATTCTTGATATATTTTTAAAATCCTTCTTCAGTGGACCTAAAGAAATCCTATTAGCATTTATGCCAATAGGATTTATCTTAGAAGTATCAGTGATCTGGTTTAAGGCTGTAGAAAGTCTTTTTTCTTATAGGCTGGATTCGGATATTTATAGAATCCTTCCCCTGTTTTCATACCCAATTTGCCTTTGTTAATAAATTCTGTTTTGACTAAATCTGCAATGTCCTTGAATGGATTTTGCTCTGGATTTGGATGCTTTGCTGCTTTAGTACTGACGATGTTATAAACTGTTTCCAAACCGACTACATCAATAATCGCAAATGGTCCAAGAGGTGCACCTGTAGCAATCATCCATGTTTTATCGATTGTATATGGATCCGCTACTCCATTTCCCCATAGATTTTGGGCTGCATCCAGTAATGGAACGAGTAAGCTGTTTAGAATATAGCCAGGTTGCTCTTTTTTTATATGGAGCGGAACCATTCCAATTGCGGCTGCGAATTGCAATACATCTTCAACCACTTGGTCATCAGTTTGAGGATGTGGCATGACTTCTCCAGTATTATTCATCCAAACGCGGTTTGCGAAGTGCAGGGCCAGGAATTTCTCCGGACGTCCGGTATATTCGGCAAAATCACTAGGAAGCATCGTAGAAGAGTTTGTTGCAAACACCGTATGTTCAGGTGCAACTTTACTCAACTCAGTGTAAAAGTTAATTTTGATTTCTTTTAACTCTGGAATAGCTTCGATGACCAAGTCGGCATTAGCTGTTGCGATTTTTAAGTCTGTTGCATATTGAATACGTGATTGAGCAGACCGGGCTGCTTCCTGTTCATTTTTAAAATAGGCAATGTAGGTATCTTCTAAATCGGTGATACGATTCTTTGCTTGTTCAATGGCGCTCTCATTAATATCATAAATGGTGACATTAAAGCCTTTAAAGGCTGTTTGAAAAGCGATTTGACTCCCTAAAACCCCACTGCCTGCAACTGTCACATTTTTATAATTCATGAATAAGTTCCCCCAATCTGTAAATTGGATATTAAGTTCTTACCAGTAAATATCCATACCCTTCAAGGAAAATATACTACTATATTGTTAAAAATAAAAATAGTAAGACTTTAGACTTGTTCAAGTGAAATAAAACGATATAGATAGGAGTAAAACAGGAATGGATGTCACTTAATAATGGAAATATAAATGAATACGATCATTGTGCTAATTTAGGAAAAGGTATGAAAAGGAGGGGATTATATGAGTAAAGCAAGGAGCGGTGTATGTGAACTCTGTCTACGAAATGATGTCGAACGGACGATTCACCATTTAATTCCACGCGAATATGGTGGGGGCCCCAATGATACCTCCAAGCTATGCATTCCATGCCATAAACAGATACATGCTCTTTATCCAAATTTGGATTTGGCTGTCAGACTTAATACGATTGAGAAACTGAGAGATGATCCTGAAATCAAGAAATATTTAAAGTGGATTGTAAAGCAGCCGGCAGGTAAATTACCGCGTATAAAAAAATCCGGCTATAAGGCCGGAAAAAGGTGATTGATTAATTATTCGCAGAGATGGGCTGATCAACCCCATTTATACCAATAACGGAGTTTCCGCTAAGTCCATTTGTATCAAAAATAATTCCACCGGTAATTCCAGAACCTGATCCATTCACACTTTTAGTTGCATATTTTGGGGAGATAACCAGAGAGTCGCCGAATTGAATAATTCCGCTTCCTGCATTAAGGACTTGAACGGAACCTACAAGAGCAGGCATTAAGTTTCCTCCCTTCTTTCATTTTTGGGCCGATTAAGAAGCTGTCTTACATTCATGACTCTAGTTTCGGATCGGATAAACCGGCCGTTTCCTACCTGTAATAAAGAGGAAGCAGAGATGGCCTGTGTTCGGATGCAATCAACAAAAAGGTATGGATTAACATTCTCAAAATTGATATGGACCATTTCTTCAATTGGTTCAAAGTCAGGAACTGTGTAAAATACTTTGTAATCTCCGAAATCACCTTCCTGTCCGTAAAAAATTTCCTGTTCCCGCTGATAGGCAAGGACATTGTCAACTGAGTAACTATATTGAAGTTCTCCTATATCAAATGTAGATCCCCTTGATAAAATGGATACATGAATATGATCGACTATCGATGTTCTTTCCCACATGGCATGGTCCTCTTTAACGATTAACAATAGGCTGCAAGGGTCCAAATTCTAATGCGTTTAATGGCGTGTCAGAGGCAGCAAATAGCTGCATGGTTTCTGTATCGCCGACTTTAATAGCAGAGGCGCTCGATACAGATATCAACTTTATACAGCCAACCTTAATTTGTTCGTTTACGACATGGAAATTCATCACATTGCTCACTGCTCCTTCATTGAATCAGGATAAACCTCTATAAATCTGATGATGGCGTTTTCGATATCTGTTTTGAGTACTTCTAATATTTGCTCCCGAATTGCCGGGATTTTTTGCTCAGTCCGGTTATGAGGTGGCGTTTGGTCCAAATAATGATGAATGCGCTGAGGAAGCTGCCGGGCTAGATCCTCCATGATAAAGGAGCGCATGGTTTCATCCGCTTTTTGTTCGCAGATATGTTCGGCTCTTTTAAAGATTTCATCCTTCTGATTATTTAGGTCAAGTAAAACCTCGCTCGTTAGTTGATGGACAAATTCATCCCTGGATGGAAAGAGAAATGGACCGGGAGGAGTGTGATTATTGATGGCCAACTCATCGATTTTTTCTAAATCTGATGGGGTTAGCCCAATATTTAAGGTACCCTCCAATCTTTCCACTTTCAGTTGGTCAAATTTATATTCTATCCGATCGACTCGAATCGGTGCCTGATGTTTTGCCTCTGTTAATTCTTCTTTTAATCTCTTTACGTCTTCTTCCAGTTTGCGGATAGCCTGCTGTTGATATTCCAGCGTATTTTGTAAGTAGTGTAGGAATTGGGTTAAATCCTGCTGCACATGACTCATCCTTTCCTATTCTGGACTTGAACCTGCGGAGAATCTTCTTCAGTCTCAAAAAGGGGATGGTGCGCTTCCGGAGCAGGTGCCTCAAAGCCACCGGAATTGGTCATGAGTGACTTGGACTTGATGATACCGGCACTGCCGATTTGCAGGACGGATGCATTGGCGATTGCGTTAATTTTAATGGTATTAATCATAATCGTTTGCTTAACAAAGATGTTCAATTTTTTTCACCTCTATAACGTAAATGCAATTGGTTGATCGACAACATCTGCATCAAACGTATTCGTAGCACTGTAAGGATTGTTTACAGCCACATAATCACCCGTATTAAATGAACCCGCTCCGGAAAATGTTTTAGCATTAGAGTAGGGAGTGACCTTGTAAATATCCCCCACATTAAATACACCGCTGCTCCCTACACTGAGAATTTGGACAACACCTACAATACCTGGCACATTTAACACCTTCCTTGGGTATACCTATATCTACCATCTTAACGTTCTTTAACAGTATATGAGGAATGGGCTGAAAGGTGAGGGAACCTCTGTGCTTCAGAAAAAACAGATAATTATGTAGGGGATTTTAGCAGAAACTGCTAAACTGGTTTTATAAGAAATTTTTAGGAGAGATGGGGTGTTCTATTGCAATCCATAACGGATAAACAAAGGATACATGTGGTTGATTTTCTGCGTGGGATTTCAATTGTAGGAATTTTATTGGTCAATATGCTCGATTTTCATTCGCCTTTTTTGTATCTTGAATTAGATTATTGGGATAACAATCTAGATCTCTATACATATGCACTCATTGATATTTTGGCACAGGGGAATTTTTATCCGCTTTTTGCCTTTTTGTTTGGGTTCGGTACGATTATTTTAATGACTAGGGCAGAACAAAAGGGGATATCGTTTCCTGTTTTATTTACAAGGCGGATGATCTTTTTACTATTGCTGGGCATAATTCATGCATTTTTAATTTGGCATGGTGATATTTTAATCACATATGCCGTCTGTGGATTACTTTTGCTGCTTGTTTATCGATTAAAGGGTAAAACATTGCTTCGTTTATCAGTATGGTTATATACCATTCCTTATGGAATATTTGGGCTGCTCATTCTACTGCTCGAATTATTGACCCCAACATCTGGATTGTTAAATACCGATTTTTCAAAAATAAATAAAGCCATTGAAATCTATTCAAGCGGGACGTTCACTGAGATTTTTTCACTGAGATTTAATGACTGGGCTGCTGTCAATGGACCGGCAAATATGTTTTTTTTATTTTTATCCGTTTTTCCATGTATTTTGGCAGGAATGGCATTTGCCAAATTGGAATGGCTCACCAATCTGAAGGTTCATCAGAAAAAGTTACAGATCATGTTCCTTGTATCATTGCCTATAGGACTGCTTTTGAAAATGTATCCGTATCTGTCGAGCCAAAATTATGCTACTGAATTTTGGCAGGATATTTTTGGTGGGCCCCTCCTGACACTGGCCATTATAACAGGGATTACTCTTATTTATGAGCAATCTCCAAAGGTTAGAAAAATGGCTGTTCCTTTTGTCAGACTGGGAAGAATGTCGCTTACAAATTACCTTATGCACTCCATTCTATGTACGCTGATCTTTTATTCATATGGACTAGGGCTATATGGCGAAGTGGGAGCTTTTATGGGTACTTTATTAGCTGTATTGATTATCCTGTTTCAAATGGTATATACAAAATATTGGTTACGCTCTTTTAGAATGGGACCAATTGAATATGGCTGGAGAATCGTTACTTACTGGGACAAAGCATCATTCAAGCGGGAAAAGGTATATGATACATTTTAATAAAGGTGGAACGCAGTTTAATAAGAGTATAGCTTAAAAGGATAGAGATACGTAATTTATCATTTTAGTAGCAGGGAAGAGCTGCATAAATGGTTTTAAACCAATATGAAAGGAATGTGGGAAGGATGAAATTTTCAACCGTCAATGATAATGGACAAGCAGTAGCAGGACTGATTGATCAGGATTTATTTTATTCTTTAGAAGTAATTAGGCAATCCAGTGAGGTACTGAAAGGATTGCCAACTTCTTTACAGGCTTTGATTGAAGAATCTGAAACATGGCTGCCAAAGCTTCAGGGATGGGTACAAGCTGCAGAGAAAACAGAAGGTAAATCAATCGACTCTTTAATATGGCTGGCTCCTCTTCCGCGTCCGCACAAAAATATTTTTTGTGTAGGTAAAAATTACGCTGCACATGCTACTGAATTTGATGGCGGGGTTCCACCGGAGGATATGATTGTATTTACGAAGGCTCCAACCGCAGTCAATGCCCATAAACAAGTTGTGCCTCTTCATACAGAAGTAACGAATGAGCTGGACTATGAAGGGGAATTGGCTATTGTAATTGGCAAAAAGGGAACCTCTATTTCCCGTGAAAAAGCTTATGATCATGTTTTTGGATATACCATCTTAAACGATATTACAGCAAGAGATTTGCAATCAAAGCATCAGCAATATTTCCTGGGAAAAAGCCTGGATGGTACGTGTCCAATGGGTCCATGGATTGTTTCAAAAGATCATGTGCCACATCCGTATGATCTGGAAATTAAAACAAAAGTAAACGGGGAAACAAGGCAGCATGCCAGAACGTCATTATTTTTGTTTCCAATTGACGAAATCATCGCTACTATTTCGAAGGGAATTACGCTGGAGCCTGGCGACATTATTGCGACCGGTACACCGGCAGGAGTAGGAAAAGGGTTTAAACCACCGCGTTATTTAAAAGACGGGGATGTGATTGAAATAACTATAGAATCGGTTGGGACTTTAAAATCTATCATTTCTAAATAAATTGTAAATACATAATGTTCGTAGAATACAACCTAGTATGCTACTATTATGTTGAATATTGCTGAAAGTGGGGGGATTTTATGAGCGGGTCTACTTATGAACATATTTTTATGTGGGTATTATCTATTGTTGTGTTCTTAGTATCTTTAAAAATGACAGGTAAAAATTTAAAAATAATGATGATGATTAATAGGGTACTATACATATTAATTATTGCAACAGGTATCATGATGTTAATGAATGTTTCCAATATTAGTGGTGAATACATCGCCAAGACGATTATTGGTGTTTGGGTAATCGCTGCAATGGAAATGACAAACGTGAAGCGATCAAAAGGAAAGAATCACAAATCTTTCTTCATCCAGTTTTGGATTGCGTTTGTTTTAGTGTTATTGCTAGGCTTTAGATTACCTATTGGTATTCAATTATTCGGATAAGCAGTGGCTCAGTCGATAGAGACTGGGCTTTTTTTATTTAATCTAATTCCTAATTTATTATAATAAAAGGTTTTTTCATTTTACTTCTAGAATTAATTTAAATTCAGAAGGGAGATGAAGTTCTTGAGATTTACGGAACGTACCTTGAGAATTTTTAAATATGCAGAAATAGAAGCCAAAAGGACAACTAATATCATTTATCCAGTTCATTTAGTATTAGGAATGTTGCTTGAAAGGACAGGTGTCTGTGCTGAGCTATCTATTAAGAATCCAGAACTTCGGGAGCTATTAGTTAAGCGGATTAAAGAAGTGTACTCGAATACTTACGAACATGGAATCAGTTATGAGCCCTTTAAAATGAACATTTCTTTATCGACTAATCAGGTGTTAATACATGCAAGTAACCGAATGAAACGCTTTAACCAGATTTATTTAAATGAAGGACATCTTTCTGATGCAATATTTAAAAGTAAGGATTTTTCAACCTATTCCATATTGGATGGCTTAGATGTTTCCAGCATACTTGGAATAATGTCTTCCCCGAGAGATATGGCTGTTCCTCTGAAGGATTATGAATTCCTAAGTATTTTAACAAGTAATATAAATTATCGGAAAGCGGAGCCAAATGATGCCGCATCGTTAAAAGTCTTTGTGGAAAGTGAATTTGGAGCTAGGTGGCTAGACTCAATTGAAAATGGGTTTTTAAAAGATAATATTCCTATTTTCATCGCTTTAGACGATAACCAAATTATTGGATTCGCTTGCTTTGATGTAGTAAGAAAAAGGAAGGGATTGTTCGGTCCGATGGGTACTACTCTATCAAATCGAGTCCAAGGAATAGGATTCATTCTCCTTCATCATTGTTTAAGAGAGATGCAGGAAATAGGCTATGAATATGCAATCATCGGGCAGGCTGGACCACTGGAATTTTATGAAAAAGCGTGCAATGCTGTCGTGATTCCAAGGAATTAGTGACTGTGATTTTGAACTTACAGATACTTACAGAGGGAAGGGGTTAAACCTATATTTGTAAGGTGAAAACCCTTATAGTATTCAATCTTACTATTTAGACCAATGGTTATATTTTGATTGTTTTATAAAATAACGCTCGGTTCGTTTTGTTATAATGAAGTTTATAAAATAATAATTTTCTCTATAGGGATATCATCCCGTGGATTAAATAATGTGAACTAGCAGCAGGTGATAATATGATTTTGGAATGTATAGTGGAAAATGAAAAAGATGCCATTAAAGCAGAGCAGCTTGGATTTAACCGTTTGGAATTAGTGTCTGCCATGTCGGAAGGCGGACTAACCCCAAGTTATGGAACAATAAAACGTGTAATCGAAAATGTGAAGATACCTGTTCAGGTGATGCTGCGACCGCATAGCTATTCTTTTGAATATGATGAGTTCGATTGGATGTCGATGAAAGAAGAGCTTCAAGCCTTTTCAGATTTGGGTGTACAAGGGATTGTATTTGGCTGCTTGAGGAATGGGAAAATCGACCAGGATCTACTGGAGAAAGTGATAAAGGAAGTACCGCATTTTGATATTACGTTCCATAGGGCGTTCGATGAACTAAAGTCTTATGTAGAGGGACTCGAAGTGCTTTGTCAGTACTCCCAGCATGTAAAGCGGATTCTAACTTCCGGCGGTGAAAGAAGAGCCTATGAAGGCAGGGAAACACTACAGCAGCTGATTACTTTAACAGATGTATGGTCGGGTCCTGAGATATTAATCGGCGGTGGCCTGGTTAAGGAGCATATTCAGGAATTGCATTCATTCCTGAATGCAAAGGAATACCATTTTGGGTCAGGGGTCCGAAAAGACCGTTCTTTTGCCAATGGGTTCGACACCGAAAAAATAGAGTACTTACTCGAGTTATTTGGAAGAAAGTGATGGGAGAAAAGACCGGTTTTAAATGGAAAACTTACGATTAAATTCGCTTGAAGGTGAGATAAACAAGAAAAATTACCTGAGAATTAACAATACAGATTTAAGTGCAGAACAAGTTGCCCAAAAGATAAAAAAACACTTCAAATTATAAAGTGTTCTTTTCATCAAATGGTAGTTTCATATCTATTTAATAGGATAGAAGCATTTTGCTATGTTAGTGAAGTGTGTGAATATCATGTAGCATAGCGGTGTTCATATTAATTTTCTTACCAAAACAATGAGTAATGTTAATTGAGCTAGTTGTTCAGATGGATCATACTTGATGCTGCCGCCAAATGTGCGGCATTTTTTATTTATTAGAATATAAAACGCATCCATACATACAGCATATTTTATTACTAAATATACTTTTTTGACAGCGAGAGGAGAAACAGTGATGCATAGAATTAAAATCGAAACAATCACGTTTTGGATAGTTACACTGTTAATGGGGGCTGCAACGATAATAATGTTCATAGAAGGTGACAGTACGAAAGGATTTATGGGTATTTTAACTTGTATGAGCTTAGTAGTCTTAGGAGGTTGGCAATGGAAAGCAAAAAAGCCGCTTGACGGGCCGCTTATGATGATGACGTATATATTTATTTTCATTTCAGTTGGAATTGGTACATTTGGCGGAGGGTACGCGATTAAGCACTTTGATGATTTCCTTCATGTTACCTCCGGGATTTGGCTTGGGTATGCAGCATTGGTACTAACTAGGCAGATAATTGGTGAGGAGCTTACACAAAAATTGCCGAAAGCGTTTCTGGCTAGTCTCATGGTTATCTTTGCGCTTTGTCTAGCTGGTGCATGGGAGCTGCTCGAGTTTGCGGGCGATCAATTATTTCATTTTACCGCTCAAGGGCGAGATCATAAGGATACGATGTTTGATATGATGGATGGATTGATTGGTGGGATTATTAGCGCAGTTTTTTACCTTATCATCAGAAAATAATAAATGAAGTCGGCCGCATGATTGTGGCCGGCATTTTTACTATTTTGGAATACTCGCTTGAGTTCATTAGATACGTTGATTTAAGAAGGATTAACACTAATTATGTTGAAATTATAATATTGAGGTTCGGTAATAGAAGAAGGATATTGTCTTTAGTTTTTAGAATTAAAACCTTTTATTTTGACAGGGGAATCATATGAAAAAAATCATGCTTATTGGTTCTGGAGGTTCAGGGAAATCAACTTTAGCAAGACAACTAGGTGAAAAGTTGAATATAAATGTCTATCATCTTGATTCATTATTTTGGAAACCTAAATGGGTAGGCGTTCCTAAAGAGGAACAAATACAGGTTCAATATGAGTTAGTAACAAAAGAATATTGGATTATTGATGGTAATTACAGTAGCACGATGGATATAAGGATAAATGCAGCCGATACGATAATCTTTCTTGATATACCGAGAACAATCTGCATTTACAGAGCATTTAAAAGAATGTTCCAATATCAAAATAAAACAAGACCAGATATGGGAGAAGGCTGTGAGGAGAGATTTTCTTTCGAGTTTTTAAAATGGATCTGGGAATATCCAAAAAAGCAAAAAACCAAAACGGTATCTGTAAGTGCAGTAATTAAGATGATAATGAATAGCTTATATGTAAAAGTTGGATGGATGGGATGGTGTCTATTCTCTTTCCGCAGCATAGAAAACTTTTTTATTGATATTGGTTAAATTGTTCAAAGTAGATTTTAAACAAGAATATGCTTACGGTTAATGAAAGAAAATTTCCTGACTTATGATGTGGGAGGATACTGATGAGTATGGAGACTGAGTATTTAAGGATTATTAAGGAACGATTTAAAAGTGTTAAAAGTCTTGGAGATAAAGCAGTTTCACAATTATCAGAAGAAGATATACATTGGGCTTTAAATGAGGAATCCAATAGTGTAGCTGTTATCGTACAGCATTTAAGCGGCAATATGGTATCTAGATGGACCGATTTCTTGAATTCGGATGGAGAGAAGCCTAATCGGAATCGGGAACAGGAATTTATAACTCATCTTTTAACAAAGGATGAAATGATCGGTATTTTAGAAGACGGATGGAATACTCTCTTTAAAGCATTACATAATTTAGGCGGTGAAGATTTATTAAAGAAAGTATATATACGTGCGGAAAGCCATTTGGTAATAGACGCTATTGAGAGACAATTAGCTCATTATGCGTATCACATTGGACAAATCGTCTATATAGGTAAACAAATAAAGAGTAAAGAGTGGGAAAGTCTTAGTATACCAAAAGGCCAATCAGAAGCTTATTTGCAGCAAATGCTGAAAAAACATCAATCCTGAAATAGGGTATCCTCCTAATAAAACCCCTCTAAAAAGTAATTTGCCTATAGCAGACAGCCTGTCACTTGAAGTAAACAGTATATAACCTAAAGTGCTCACGAGCTGAAAGTACTTTAGGTTATCACGATTTAAAATGGATTGGAGATGTGTGAAAATGAAATGAGCTGCCAGTGTCCTTAATCCTTGTTCTTTACTAATTTTTCAATGATCATTCGTTTTCCAGTATTTAGGGTAAATTCAAAGCGGTTTTGTTCTTTGTTGTGCTCGTTAAAATGGTGGTGGACAGAGCAGATATAATCACCATTATCAAAAATGAAAAAGTTCGTGCCTGATGACTGGGCTGTAGATGAAAAGGATAATTGGTTATAGCCATAGATACAGTCATAAGCAGAGAAATCCATGCTGTTTAACGTCGTGATGAATTGAAAGAAAGCATCATCCCTTAATTCCTCCAGTAATCGTTCCAAAGAGTATTGTAAATTTTTTTTAATACGAACCTGGTCTTCATCTTTTATAAAAATAAGCTCTTTGCCCGATAAAAGCTTCCCGTCTTCTACTAATGTCCCTTTTCTCCAACGATTATTACGATAAATGGATATCTCATTATTCATATATTCCTCAAGTGGGTATGCCTCATCTGTTTCTTCATCGAAGAAGACCCATTGATCATTGATGTTTTCAAAGATTCCTTCTGTATATGCTCGCAGCTGTTTACTTAATAGTTGATTTCTAAGTTGATTTTTCATTTGTGCGCCTCCAAGTGCAGATAAAAGAGTCTATGTAGAACTCAAATTACTGCATATCCGTTTTGTAATGATAAAATTTATGGCACTGTTTTCTATTTCTTAACATAAGCATCTTCTTTTATAACCCCACCCCTTAAAGTTGGACAATTAACAACTTTGTGTAAGATGCATATCATGTTAGCAGGAATGGGCCATTTGCTTGTTTGAAAGGATGATGCATTTTGTGCGGTATTACTGGCTGGGTTGAATTTAATCGATCTATTGATCAAGAGAAAGAGATTCTCATTAAAATGACAAATACACTCTCAAAACGTGGACCGGATGACACGAATATTTGGGATAGCCAACATGTCGGTTTGGGACATAAAAGGCTCATTGTGGTGGATCCGCTCTGTGGAAAACAACCTATGATCCGTGAAAAAAATGGGAATCAATTTGTACTATGCTACAATGGTGAACTTTACAATACTGAGGATATTCGAAAAGAACTACTATTAAAAGGATATTCATTTACTGGCCATTCGGACACCGAAGTTCTGTTAACTGCCTATATAGAATGGCAAGAAAAATGCGTGGATTTTTTTAATGGGATATTTGCCTTTGCGATTTGGGATGAAGCCAAACAACAATTATTTGTGGCAAGGGATCGATTAGGGGTGAAACCTTTTTTTTATTCCCTGAAAAATGGCCAATTTTTGTTTGGTTCTGAAATAAAAGCTATTATGGCTCACCCGGCAGTCAAGCCGGTTTTGACAAGAGAAGGACTTGCAGAAATATTCGGACTTGGTCCATCTCGATCACCTGGTTCAGGGGTTTTTAAAAATATTCACGAACTCCGCCCAGGACATACCTTAACCTTTAATAGAGAAGGACTTAAAATTAACCGATATTGGAATGTGAAGAGTGAAACACATCAGGAGAGTCTGGATGAAACCGTAGAAAAGGTCCGTTTTCTAGTGACGGATGCTGTAAAAAGACAATTGGTTTCAGATGTTCCGTTATGTACATTCCTATCAGGCGGACTTGATTCAAGTGCCATTACAGCAATCGCAGCCAAGCAATATCAGATGGATGGGAAACCTGCTCTTAATACGTATTCGATTGATTATGAGGATAATGCTGCCCATTTTCAAGCGAATGAATTCCAGCCCAATGCGGATGGACATTGGATTGAACTAATGAATCAGGAATTTGGTACGAAACATCACTATTGTGTCATCAGTCAGGAAGAACTGATAAATAATTTGGGAGAGGCCGTAATTGTAAAAGATTTACCGGGAATGGCAGATATCGATTCTTCCTTGCTTTGGTTTTGCAGAAAAATCAAAGAGGACTATGTCGTCGGTCTTTCTGGAGAATGTGCGGATGAGATTTTTGGAGGCTATCCATGGTTTCATAATCCTGAACAATTATCAAACGATACTTTTCCATGGATGCGCTCTATCCATGAACGAAATCAATTACTTAGACAAGAATGGAGAAAAAAGCTATCTCTTGAAGAGTATGTAAAGCATAAATATCAAGAAAGCCTACAGGAGACACCTTTGCTTTCGGGAGAATCCGACTTGGAAACAAAAAGAAGGCAGTTATTTTATTTGAATATGACCTGGTTTATGACCAATCTATTGGATCGTAAAGACCGAATGAGTATGGGAGCAAGTTTAGAGGTACGTGTTCCATTTGCAGATCATCGTCTAGTGGAATATGCTTGGAATATACCGTGGGATATGAAAATGGCCGGTAACCGGGAAAAGGGAATTCTAAGGAAAGCCTTGAAGGGGATCCTGCCAGAAGATGTTTTATACAGAAAGAAAAGCCCATATCCGAAAACGCATAATCCTCTTTATACAAAGCTTGTGAAGGATTGGCTTGAGGAATTATTAGAGGATGGGGATTCCCCCCTATTCGAATTCTTCGATAAAGATCAGCTGAAAGCCCTTGTTGATACTGGAGGATCTTCATTTAAAAAGCCATGGTTTGGGCAATTGATGTCCGGTCCGCAATTACTTGCTTATTTGATTCAAGTACATTTATGGTTTAAGCATTACAATATTACTTTGGAGGATTCATAAGTAAAACTAAGGCTGCCTATATCATGGCAGCCTTTTCTCGTGCAAAATACGGTATAACTGAAGAATCTCGTTATGTAATTTATATTTTACATT
Coding sequences:
- a CDS encoding DUF1572 family protein, coding for MSMETEYLRIIKERFKSVKSLGDKAVSQLSEEDIHWALNEESNSVAVIVQHLSGNMVSRWTDFLNSDGEKPNRNREQEFITHLLTKDEMIGILEDGWNTLFKALHNLGGEDLLKKVYIRAESHLVIDAIERQLAHYAYHIGQIVYIGKQIKSKEWESLSIPKGQSEAYLQQMLKKHQS
- a CDS encoding GNAT family N-acetyltransferase: MRFTERTLRIFKYAEIEAKRTTNIIYPVHLVLGMLLERTGVCAELSIKNPELRELLVKRIKEVYSNTYEHGISYEPFKMNISLSTNQVLIHASNRMKRFNQIYLNEGHLSDAIFKSKDFSTYSILDGLDVSSILGIMSSPRDMAVPLKDYEFLSILTSNINYRKAEPNDAASLKVFVESEFGARWLDSIENGFLKDNIPIFIALDDNQIIGFACFDVVRKRKGLFGPMGTTLSNRVQGIGFILLHHCLREMQEIGYEYAIIGQAGPLEFYEKACNAVVIPRN
- a CDS encoding DUF2777 family protein; its protein translation is MKNQLRNQLLSKQLRAYTEGIFENINDQWVFFDEETDEAYPLEEYMNNEISIYRNNRWRKGTLVEDGKLLSGKELIFIKDEDQVRIKKNLQYSLERLLEELRDDAFFQFITTLNSMDFSAYDCIYGYNQLSFSSTAQSSGTNFFIFDNGDYICSVHHHFNEHNKEQNRFEFTLNTGKRMIIEKLVKNKD
- a CDS encoding DNA topology modulation protein, with product MKKIMLIGSGGSGKSTLARQLGEKLNINVYHLDSLFWKPKWVGVPKEEQIQVQYELVTKEYWIIDGNYSSTMDIRINAADTIIFLDIPRTICIYRAFKRMFQYQNKTRPDMGEGCEERFSFEFLKWIWEYPKKQKTKTVSVSAVIKMIMNSLYVKVGWMGWCLFSFRSIENFFIDIG
- the asnB gene encoding asparagine synthase (glutamine-hydrolyzing), whose translation is MCGITGWVEFNRSIDQEKEILIKMTNTLSKRGPDDTNIWDSQHVGLGHKRLIVVDPLCGKQPMIREKNGNQFVLCYNGELYNTEDIRKELLLKGYSFTGHSDTEVLLTAYIEWQEKCVDFFNGIFAFAIWDEAKQQLFVARDRLGVKPFFYSLKNGQFLFGSEIKAIMAHPAVKPVLTREGLAEIFGLGPSRSPGSGVFKNIHELRPGHTLTFNREGLKINRYWNVKSETHQESLDETVEKVRFLVTDAVKRQLVSDVPLCTFLSGGLDSSAITAIAAKQYQMDGKPALNTYSIDYEDNAAHFQANEFQPNADGHWIELMNQEFGTKHHYCVISQEELINNLGEAVIVKDLPGMADIDSSLLWFCRKIKEDYVVGLSGECADEIFGGYPWFHNPEQLSNDTFPWMRSIHERNQLLRQEWRKKLSLEEYVKHKYQESLQETPLLSGESDLETKRRQLFYLNMTWFMTNLLDRKDRMSMGASLEVRVPFADHRLVEYAWNIPWDMKMAGNREKGILRKALKGILPEDVLYRKKSPYPKTHNPLYTKLVKDWLEELLEDGDSPLFEFFDKDQLKALVDTGGSSFKKPWFGQLMSGPQLLAYLIQVHLWFKHYNITLEDS
- a CDS encoding copper homeostasis protein CutC, with protein sequence MILECIVENEKDAIKAEQLGFNRLELVSAMSEGGLTPSYGTIKRVIENVKIPVQVMLRPHSYSFEYDEFDWMSMKEELQAFSDLGVQGIVFGCLRNGKIDQDLLEKVIKEVPHFDITFHRAFDELKSYVEGLEVLCQYSQHVKRILTSGGERRAYEGRETLQQLITLTDVWSGPEILIGGGLVKEHIQELHSFLNAKEYHFGSGVRKDRSFANGFDTEKIEYLLELFGRK